Within the Apis cerana isolate GH-2021 linkage group LG9, AcerK_1.0, whole genome shotgun sequence genome, the region tatttttttatatagaatcatttcttattttatttccgaAACTGAAACATGAAGttgagaaattataattgatcaatttatagaaatcgatttatatgagtaaattgaatttatattaatagtatatatcattaagttgttaacatatatttatttatcatttcatatttatttatcagtttaataatcgataaatgtaatatttcaaataattgtataatagaaACAGATTACAATAAATGATTGTTACACTCATATTTCTCTTTGaatgaaaagtttttgaattgttctaataaaactttatatttaaaaataaattaatttatattaaataaattaattttatttttttacatatgaattattttgtttattattgaactcaatttttctatgtatgattaaatatttatctctataaagcaggttttctttattattttctttattatttaaatagttttataatttttgatttcgttGATAGACTTCtgcttttcatctttttatcttcaagACTGAATGGGTATATAttatgtagatatatataaagttatcaaatattattttaataatatatattattttaataattaattaataaaagaattatagattaattttatttaatcttatattaaatcgttataaatcgttatatttaatcttatatcgtacaaaaagttatattattaaagtattattattattaaagttattaaagttatattattatttttatgtttgtaaatgttaaaatatctatttatattgttcatttgtaatttcatacataaaacaaataacaaaaaaaaacaaatttgttaatagttattaaatattaatcttaaatataaatattaaatattaaatattaatcttatctaatattaaatattaatcttaatctaaaaatgaaaatattatttttttttcaattttggaaagaaattatatataatttataaaaatataaaatagaaattatattatattaatcaattatgatTGATAATGTTTGCAATAATGTTTtggatgttattatttttataattgaaaaatttttagttttttttctgatcatttttaatctaaactAATTAACCATCAATTAATGATattgttaatgaaataatgaaaattagatacacatattaatatgaatttttaattcaaatattacacTTCATGACTTATATTctgaagattaaaattttttagaattctatacatatatatcaaatgtaaattaatagattaatgaattaatatttttatgatacaatatatatattgtatataatatatatagtaatcatAATGAAAAGTGTGTTTTCTCGatcaattttatagtttttagccatacaaatatttatataaaatcagtaAATTAGgacaaatgaatttaattttaaataaatgcatgcaattttaaataaataaaaaataagataaaattctttaaaattattatattttacaataattttaataaatatgtaattctataattattcccaatatatatataataaatcttattttaaataatagaaacacaaaacttgaaattttcgCAACGATCGATTCGCGAAGTCAGAAGAGGAAGAATAAGCATACGCCTGCGCTACGTTTTCTATATACTCTTTTCAAGTACTTGTGCgaagcaataataatagaagtaATAGAAACTAAATATGtagttttttgtaatatttattcatgtaatattttaaagtgattatatacaaaaattgtcTAAAGACAGTAGCAAAAATGCGTAACAATGTAAGATTATAAACAAACAGTTACAGTTACGAGAGAAAATAtagtttgtattattttaataatatttattcgttttcatatttttttagttcgctatatgtatgtatttttatttctgtatatatacatcaaaataatgataataaaagtttaacacataatttttacattaattctcTTTTAGGAAATATTGACGATATATTTGTTgttagtattaattttatgtgcaGAAGTGTATATGATAAATGCAAGACATctgattaaaaagagaaattatagcGATCAAAGTGTAAGAGGTTATTTAGCAgaggtaaataaataataagcacAAAtgcaacatttattattaatagatatgaatgaattttttgtttctagcGGACATGTTGGTGGAATGAAGTTTGTAAAGAAGAATTTCACAGTAAATTTCGATGCCGTTGTCCAAGGTGGTCTTATTGCCGTGCTCCTGGTAGATATTACGATGCACATTGTAGCATGACACGTACAGGCTATATTTGGACTCAACCAGAAACTTCGTTAACTCTCGaagttaataaatgaatttctttttataagttttttctaAATTGCATGTATTGGAAATCAAAAGttctcaatataaaatttatgtaatattatcttatagaggttaattaaatttaaattaatttaaatttaattttgtcaataaattttattattgttattgtgcAACGAATATACTTaggataaataattactatttatttcttacttatttttattctttcctcgtatatatacatattttactatatctacataataagttaaataaacttaattttttttgcatttaataaattataaattagaaagattaataatagaaaaatatttgttacaagtttttgtataaattgtaaaacataagatttataatgatatataataaattatataagcattattatcatattatttaatatttataataatagatataattgattaagtagtctatataaaagaataaacaattttttattaaatattcattaaaattatttcttttttgtttatggaaaattattattaattaatgtaattaaattatttatcaatattgatgcttaatataatattacttattttaaactattataaataaagaaaatattttatcttaattattaaattaataaataatttattaatattataaggataatttagatatatttatattattaaatatagtcttatttcatattaattaatttatttatataaatatgtgcaataaaaaattatatttaattatgaacatTATAAACATGttagtttaatataatttaataatacagatacgaaatgttataatacaatataaatacaatttaacaattaaactatatattttataaaaagatttataaataatacatatagatataatgtatatgtatatacatatatatatataattataattattatatataattattattatatatgtataattatataaaaatataataaaataaaaaatataaaaaaaggagaacatcttttatttctatttgattctattttgaaattataacaaatttttattgaatataaaatatttcacaaataatttgttaaatatattttatatgcatttaaaagtatttacatgatatttatatagccttatttttattttaatatatgaaataaaaattgaaatgtatagaaaatttaatcaatatctaaaaatctaaatatataaattgatatgtcaatgtttttttatatagaaaaaatttcgaaaatttatatcttctaaataatgataataccattaaagtaattattattatttaattattgctataaattaagataaattatgttaaataattcactttatcatttatatatatatataaaataatataaatatacttaataaatgcttatttaattacaattttcattatacttatttaaaatatttaaaaaatgatatattttataatgatatatctaatattattttttaaaattaataaaacatatatctatgtataaatatcattactattaaaaatattaattaaaatattatacatataatacgtatattattttatacgtatatacgtata harbors:
- the LOC107994373 gene encoding uncharacterized protein LOC107994373, translated to MRNNEILTIYLLLVLILCAEVYMINARHLIKKRNYSDQSVRGYLAERTCWWNEVCKEEFHSKFRCRCPRWSYCRAPGRYYDAHCSMTRTGYIWTQPETSLTLEVNK